The Alphaproteobacteria bacterium genome contains a region encoding:
- a CDS encoding PBP1A family penicillin-binding protein, which translates to MRDLNGQEFKGKLRRFLLDFDSRLDSTVFLSARWLREYFERFSAFMDRFHVAGWRRWAVVEPLSEAATLGLGGLMVMLALAIPAFRETSDDDWLKKSELAVTFLDRFGNEVGSRGIRHNDAIPLEDYPDHLIKAALATEDRRFYDHFGIDPSGLARALTANARAGGVVQGGSTITQQLAKNLFLNNERTIERKVKEAFLAIWLETRLTKNEILKLYLDRAYMGGGAFGVDAAAQYYFNKSARDVNLAEAAMLAGLFKAPTRFAPHVNLPAARARANVVLDNLVEAGFMTEGQVFGARRNPATAMDRRDERVANYYLDYAFDEMKKLVATFPKSLHERVFVVRTGLDVNLQRESENAVESMIRQYGNDYKARQAAAVVLDLDGSVRAMVGGRDYGQSQFNRATDALRQPGSSFKPYVYATALSNGFKPTSIVVDAPICLGNWCPQNYSHSFSGSMTLTQALVRSINVIPVRLSVSLGDGNPKVGRAKIIQTAQRMGIRTPLTDSSSLPIGAAEVNVLEHTAAYATFPNLGRAVAPHTIVEVRSGNGEIVWRFDRDGKKPEQVLRPQVALDMIQMMNKVVEEGTGKRAILDGIRAAGKTGTTNAYRDAWFVGYTGNYACGVWFGNDDYSPTNRMTGGSLPAMTWHQIMAYAHQGVEIKPLPGVPAGPTPAAPQVASKEKTNEPSAPRPTMLTKRSMDVLLRVERMMENASRGLADAPTTQQGASLRTQGAVASTDSGARGN; encoded by the coding sequence TTGCGCGACCTCAATGGCCAGGAATTCAAGGGGAAGCTCAGGCGCTTCCTGCTCGACTTCGACTCGCGCCTGGATTCGACCGTCTTCCTGAGCGCGCGCTGGCTGCGCGAATACTTCGAGCGCTTTTCCGCCTTCATGGACCGGTTCCATGTGGCGGGCTGGCGCCGCTGGGCGGTGGTCGAGCCGCTGTCGGAGGCAGCGACCCTCGGCCTCGGCGGGCTGATGGTCATGCTCGCGCTTGCCATCCCGGCGTTCCGCGAAACCTCGGACGATGACTGGCTGAAGAAGTCCGAGCTCGCGGTCACCTTCCTCGATCGCTTCGGCAACGAGGTCGGCTCGCGCGGCATCCGGCACAACGACGCCATTCCGCTCGAGGACTATCCCGACCACCTGATCAAGGCCGCGCTCGCGACCGAGGACCGGCGCTTCTATGACCACTTCGGGATCGATCCGTCGGGTCTTGCGCGCGCGCTCACCGCCAATGCACGCGCCGGCGGCGTCGTGCAGGGCGGCTCGACGATCACGCAGCAGCTCGCCAAGAACCTGTTCCTGAACAACGAGAGGACGATCGAGCGCAAGGTGAAGGAGGCATTCCTCGCGATCTGGCTCGAAACGCGCCTCACCAAGAACGAGATCCTGAAACTCTACCTCGACCGCGCCTACATGGGCGGCGGCGCCTTCGGCGTCGACGCGGCCGCGCAATACTATTTCAACAAGTCGGCACGCGACGTGAATCTCGCCGAGGCCGCCATGCTTGCCGGCCTGTTCAAGGCGCCGACGCGCTTTGCCCCGCACGTCAACTTGCCCGCGGCCCGCGCGCGCGCCAACGTGGTGCTCGACAACCTCGTCGAAGCGGGATTCATGACCGAGGGCCAGGTGTTCGGTGCGCGGCGCAATCCCGCGACCGCGATGGACCGGCGTGACGAGCGCGTTGCCAACTATTATCTCGACTACGCCTTCGACGAGATGAAGAAGCTGGTCGCGACGTTCCCGAAGTCGCTGCATGAACGCGTGTTCGTGGTGCGCACCGGCCTCGACGTGAACCTGCAGCGCGAATCCGAAAACGCCGTCGAGTCGATGATCCGGCAGTACGGCAACGACTACAAGGCGCGCCAGGCCGCGGCCGTCGTGCTCGATCTGGACGGCTCGGTACGCGCGATGGTCGGCGGGCGCGACTACGGGCAGAGCCAGTTCAACCGCGCGACCGACGCGCTGCGCCAGCCCGGCTCGTCGTTCAAGCCTTATGTTTACGCGACCGCCCTCTCAAACGGCTTCAAGCCGACATCGATCGTGGTCGACGCACCGATCTGCCTCGGCAACTGGTGTCCGCAGAACTATTCGCACTCGTTTTCCGGCTCGATGACGCTTACCCAGGCGCTGGTGCGCTCGATCAACGTCATCCCGGTGCGTCTCTCGGTTTCGCTCGGCGACGGCAACCCGAAGGTCGGCCGCGCCAAGATCATCCAGACCGCGCAGCGCATGGGCATCCGGACGCCGCTCACGGATTCGTCGTCGCTGCCGATCGGCGCCGCGGAAGTGAACGTGCTTGAACACACTGCCGCGTATGCAACGTTCCCTAACCTCGGCCGGGCCGTAGCCCCGCACACGATCGTGGAAGTCCGCAGTGGAAACGGGGAAATCGTCTGGCGCTTTGATCGGGACGGGAAAAAGCCCGAGCAGGTGCTGCGGCCGCAGGTCGCGCTCGATATGATCCAGATGATGAACAAGGTGGTCGAGGAAGGGACCGGGAAGCGCGCGATCCTCGACGGCATCAGGGCGGCGGGTAAGACCGGCACCACCAATGCTTATCGCGACGCGTGGTTTGTCGGTTACACCGGAAATTATGCGTGCGGCGTGTGGTTCGGAAACGACGATTATTCGCCGACCAATCGCATGACAGGCGGGTCGCTCCCCGCCATGACCTGGCATCAGATCATGGCCTATGCGCATCAAGGCGTGGAGATAAAACCCCTGCCCGGCGTGCCGGCCGGCCCGACACCGGCAGCGCCGCAGGTGGCATCGAAGGAGAAGACCAATGAGCCCTCGGCGCCGCGTCCGACCATGCTGACGAAACGTTCCATGGACGTCCTGCTGCGTGTCGAGCGCATGATGGAGAATGCGTCGCGCGGCCTCGCCGATGCGCCCACCACGCAGCAAGGCGCATCGCTGCGCACGCAGGGTGCGGTTGCTTCGACCGACAGCGGCGCCCGCGGCAATTGA
- a CDS encoding FG-GAP-like repeat-containing protein, translated as MSSASDNQNLIGLTSSASAGAEAIIDSVANGPLSKVDSQLAALHLGHSTMALAAQSFTSTVQQFAQSVSPDGRYVLIDATAADGSGAFLLDQLEGIGLLDGSSFGAVASGGLPIDEIEALGGLGDLNFARESPLISNVGAVTTQADASLHSNSARSTFAVNGAGVKVGILSDSFNSKGGYSADIATGDLPSGIQVLQDNGTTDEGRGMAQLIYDIAPGASLAFATANGGQAGLANNIIALKNAGAKVIVDDVIYFAEPMFQDGIVAQAVNQVVTGGAVYFSSAGNNGHKGYEAPFLADGSQTINGKTETWHDYNAGGSANIFMPFTLANNSRATIVLQWNQPAASVSPGHGATSDLDLFVTDNSVSHSLVSSSQTNNVGNDPIEIVQVTNTTGAAQTYDIVVGLASGVAPTDMKIVTFNGNGSVGNGFSSNTNDGTIYGHAAATGAIAVGAASYARTPAFGSNPPVVESFSSAGPTRIFFDTAGNPIFESRQTPQITAPDGGNTSFFGSDDNDADSFPNFFGTSAAAPAAAAVAALLLQANGSLDAAAIKTLLMNSTIDMDNPATGGFDSGFDVGTGAGLIQADRALSTLANSVSINDVSISEGDSGTKQLVFTVTRIGSADALSVNYATADGTATTADSDYVAKSGTLSFASGATTQTISVTINGDTKFETNETFSVVLSGATNGAIISGNTGIGTINNDDAFALPRWLASVDTGPHPAGWLPAATGDYNSDGTSDLLWFNAATRNLDLWKIQNGNWAGSVDVGTHSAGYVPSASGDFNGDGTSDVLWYSPGNGDVDIWKIANGQLAGSASVGPHPLGWQPAGSGDFNNDGTSDVLWYNSANGDAEVWKLSNAQWAGSVDIGPHPLGWQLIGTGDFDHDGTSDVLWYDPTTRDIDLWKISNSHWAGSVDMGTHPAGYAPAGIGDFNGDGTPDLAWFNPSNGDPDIWLIVNGHWAASKDIGVHPLGWSPAGIGDFDHNGISDVLWREPGTNRIDTWLLSTS; from the coding sequence TTGAGCAGTGCTTCCGACAATCAAAACCTCATTGGGCTGACCTCGTCCGCGTCGGCGGGCGCCGAGGCGATTATCGACAGCGTTGCGAATGGCCCGCTCTCCAAGGTCGACAGCCAGCTCGCCGCGTTGCATCTCGGCCACTCAACGATGGCGCTCGCGGCGCAATCGTTTACCTCGACGGTGCAGCAGTTCGCTCAGTCCGTCAGCCCCGATGGTCGATATGTCCTCATCGATGCGACCGCGGCGGACGGGAGCGGTGCATTCTTGCTCGACCAACTTGAAGGGATCGGGCTTCTCGATGGTTCGAGCTTTGGTGCTGTGGCCTCGGGTGGGCTTCCGATCGATGAGATCGAGGCGCTAGGCGGATTGGGCGACCTGAACTTCGCGCGCGAATCCCCGTTGATATCCAATGTGGGCGCGGTCACGACCCAGGCGGACGCATCGCTGCATTCCAACTCCGCTCGCTCGACCTTCGCGGTGAACGGGGCGGGCGTAAAGGTCGGCATACTCTCCGACAGTTTTAATTCGAAGGGAGGCTACAGCGCGGATATTGCAACCGGCGATCTTCCGTCGGGCATTCAAGTGCTCCAGGACAACGGCACGACGGACGAGGGCCGCGGGATGGCCCAGCTCATCTACGATATAGCGCCCGGAGCGAGCCTTGCGTTCGCCACAGCGAATGGAGGCCAGGCGGGCTTGGCGAACAACATCATTGCCCTGAAAAACGCCGGCGCCAAGGTGATCGTCGATGACGTCATCTACTTTGCGGAGCCGATGTTTCAGGACGGAATTGTTGCTCAGGCGGTCAATCAGGTTGTGACCGGCGGAGCGGTGTATTTTTCATCGGCAGGAAATAACGGCCACAAGGGTTACGAAGCCCCGTTTCTTGCCGACGGCTCCCAAACGATCAATGGCAAGACGGAAACCTGGCACGACTACAATGCCGGCGGCTCTGCCAATATCTTCATGCCGTTCACTCTGGCCAACAACAGCCGGGCGACGATCGTTCTGCAGTGGAATCAACCCGCCGCATCGGTGAGTCCAGGTCATGGCGCGACCAGCGATCTGGACCTGTTCGTAACCGACAACTCTGTCAGCCACTCCCTCGTATCGTCTTCGCAGACCAACAACGTCGGGAATGACCCGATCGAAATCGTACAGGTCACCAACACCACCGGTGCAGCGCAGACCTATGACATTGTCGTCGGCCTCGCGTCCGGCGTCGCGCCGACGGACATGAAGATCGTGACCTTCAATGGCAACGGCAGTGTCGGCAACGGATTTTCCTCCAATACAAATGACGGAACAATCTACGGCCACGCTGCCGCAACCGGTGCCATCGCCGTGGGTGCGGCCTCGTACGCGCGAACGCCTGCCTTTGGCTCAAATCCGCCAGTGGTGGAAAGCTTCTCCTCCGCGGGGCCCACAAGGATTTTTTTTGACACGGCCGGAAATCCGATTTTCGAGAGTCGTCAAACCCCACAAATAACGGCTCCGGACGGAGGCAATACCAGTTTTTTTGGGTCCGACGACAATGATGCCGACTCGTTTCCGAATTTTTTCGGAACCTCTGCGGCGGCTCCGGCAGCGGCAGCGGTAGCTGCCCTCTTGCTGCAAGCCAATGGTTCGCTCGATGCAGCAGCGATCAAGACTCTGCTGATGAACTCCACGATCGATATGGATAACCCGGCGACCGGAGGATTTGACAGCGGATTCGACGTCGGCACGGGTGCAGGCCTGATCCAGGCGGATAGGGCACTTTCAACGCTGGCCAACTCCGTCTCGATCAACGACGTCTCGATCTCGGAGGGCGATTCCGGCACGAAACAACTCGTCTTCACCGTCACCCGCATCGGCAGTGCGGACGCACTGAGCGTCAATTACGCCACGGCCGATGGCACCGCCACGACGGCTGACAGCGACTATGTCGCGAAATCCGGAACGCTGTCGTTCGCCAGCGGCGCAACGACTCAGACGATCTCGGTCACCATCAACGGCGACACCAAGTTCGAAACGAACGAGACCTTCTCGGTCGTTCTGTCCGGCGCAACGAACGGCGCGATCATAAGCGGCAATACCGGTATCGGTACGATCAACAATGACGATGCATTCGCCCTGCCGCGCTGGCTTGCCAGCGTCGACACAGGTCCGCACCCGGCCGGCTGGCTGCCGGCTGCGACCGGCGATTATAACTCCGACGGCACCAGCGACCTGCTCTGGTTCAATGCGGCAACTCGCAATCTCGATCTGTGGAAGATCCAGAATGGCAATTGGGCGGGCAGCGTTGATGTCGGGACGCATTCCGCCGGGTACGTGCCGTCGGCCAGTGGCGACTTCAACGGCGATGGCACCAGCGATGTGCTCTGGTACAGCCCCGGTAATGGCGATGTCGACATCTGGAAAATCGCGAACGGGCAGCTGGCGGGTAGCGCCAGCGTCGGCCCGCATCCCTTGGGGTGGCAGCCCGCCGGATCGGGCGACTTCAACAATGACGGCACCAGCGACGTACTCTGGTACAATTCGGCAAACGGTGATGCCGAGGTCTGGAAGCTGTCGAACGCCCAATGGGCCGGCAGCGTAGACATCGGGCCGCATCCACTCGGCTGGCAACTGATCGGCACCGGTGACTTCGATCACGACGGCACCAGCGATGTACTCTGGTACGATCCCACAACGCGAGATATCGATCTGTGGAAGATTTCGAACAGTCACTGGGCCGGCAGCGTTGACATGGGCACGCATCCGGCCGGCTATGCGCCGGCCGGGATCGGCGATTTCAATGGCGATGGCACGCCGGACCTTGCCTGGTTCAACCCCTCAAATGGCGATCCCGACATTTGGTTGATCGTGAACGGTCATTGGGCTGCCAGCAAGGATATCGGCGTGCATCCGCTCGGCTGGTCGCCGGCCGGGATCGGCGATTTTGATCACAACGGCATCAGCGATGTCCTCTGGCGCGAGCCGGGTACCAACCGTATCGATACTTGGTTGTTGTCGACCAGCTAG
- a CDS encoding YcgN family cysteine cluster protein, with protein sequence MTDSVPFWKTKALAQMSDSEWESLCDGCGRCCLVKLEDEDDGSIHFTDVGCRLLDGETCRCRDYENRTARVSDCVRLTAENLASLNWLPPTCAYRLLANGGELYWWHPLLSGDPETVHAAGISVRSRVVADEDALPEDKLVDHIVAWPRKWPKGTKSPVRPPPRELARRGR encoded by the coding sequence ATGACCGACAGCGTTCCCTTCTGGAAGACCAAGGCCCTCGCTCAAATGAGCGATTCCGAATGGGAGTCGCTGTGCGACGGGTGCGGGCGCTGCTGCCTGGTCAAGCTCGAAGACGAGGATGACGGCTCGATCCATTTCACCGACGTCGGCTGCCGGCTGCTCGACGGTGAAACCTGCCGCTGCCGCGACTATGAGAACCGCACCGCGCGGGTCAGCGATTGCGTGCGGCTGACGGCGGAAAATCTCGCCTCGCTCAACTGGTTGCCGCCGACTTGCGCCTACCGGCTATTGGCGAACGGGGGCGAACTCTACTGGTGGCATCCCCTGCTTTCCGGCGATCCGGAGACGGTGCATGCGGCGGGCATCTCGGTCCGCTCCCGCGTCGTGGCGGATGAGGACGCGCTGCCCGAGGACAAACTCGTCGACCACATCGTGGCTTGGCCGCGGAAGTGGCCAAAGGGGACGAAGTCGCCGGTCAGGCCTCCACCCCGGGAACTCGCGCGCCGCGGACGGTAA
- a CDS encoding cupin domain-containing protein, with amino-acid sequence MPAAQQKQGLQDASHLYEVERRARHCERPGFRITELQLSPTQTVPWHTHTHVSDTFYVLEGAMRLFLQNPKEKVELAPGQIYQVAPGRPHLVTNAGATSMTFLVLQGVGDYDYVPMV; translated from the coding sequence ATGCCCGCTGCGCAACAGAAGCAAGGCCTGCAAGACGCCTCGCATCTCTATGAAGTCGAGCGCCGCGCGCGGCACTGCGAGAGGCCCGGCTTCCGCATCACCGAGTTGCAGCTCTCACCGACGCAGACGGTGCCGTGGCATACGCACACGCATGTGAGCGACACGTTCTATGTGCTGGAGGGTGCGATGCGCCTGTTCCTGCAGAACCCGAAGGAAAAGGTCGAGCTCGCCCCCGGACAGATCTATCAGGTTGCGCCCGGCCGCCCGCATCTCGTGACCAATGCGGGCGCTACCTCGATGACGTTCCTGGTGCTGCAGGGCGTCGGCGACTACGACTACGTACCGATGGTGTGA
- a CDS encoding DUF4344 domain-containing metallopeptidase: protein MQARFGGCGFLALLFVWLCVVPPAAAQSLIEDELDQRVVEVTALISDYPHIAGLSEEEKRKLVEFVTGNMLFVFGHESGHALISELGIPVIGREEDGADSFSTVMALQTGDKYADRVLINAATGWFYSDRRSRQDRVRMVFYDEHGIDLQRAYNIVCLMVGSNPEKFSDLADEARIPEERQGTCRGDYSNTEWSWNKVLEPHRRKPAQPKTEVKAVYGPAPKELEIFREFASRMKILETIATMLSDKYIWRVPISLELQTCGEPGARWDITTKKVTACYEIVQEFLQLYRSYRTIKVAAMADPETLEQARTFHVAAE from the coding sequence ATGCAAGCGCGCTTCGGCGGCTGCGGCTTCCTCGCTCTTCTCTTCGTCTGGCTGTGCGTCGTCCCGCCCGCGGCTGCGCAGTCCCTCATCGAGGACGAGCTTGACCAGCGCGTCGTCGAGGTCACTGCCCTTATCTCTGACTACCCGCACATTGCCGGACTGAGCGAGGAGGAAAAGCGGAAGCTGGTCGAGTTCGTCACCGGCAACATGCTCTTCGTGTTCGGTCACGAGTCGGGTCATGCACTGATCAGCGAACTGGGCATTCCGGTGATCGGCCGGGAAGAGGACGGCGCTGACAGCTTCTCGACCGTGATGGCGCTCCAGACCGGCGACAAGTATGCGGATCGCGTGCTGATCAATGCTGCGACTGGCTGGTTCTACAGCGACCGGCGCAGCCGCCAGGACCGTGTCAGGATGGTCTTCTACGATGAACACGGGATCGATCTGCAGCGCGCCTACAACATCGTCTGCCTGATGGTCGGCTCGAACCCGGAGAAATTCAGCGACCTCGCCGACGAGGCGCGAATCCCCGAGGAACGGCAGGGAACCTGCCGCGGCGACTACAGCAATACCGAGTGGTCCTGGAACAAGGTGCTCGAGCCGCACCGCCGCAAGCCCGCGCAGCCGAAGACCGAGGTCAAGGCCGTCTACGGACCGGCACCGAAGGAGCTCGAGATTTTCAGGGAGTTCGCGAGCCGCATGAAGATCCTCGAGACGATCGCGACCATGCTCTCGGACAAGTACATCTGGCGCGTGCCGATCTCGCTCGAGTTGCAGACCTGCGGCGAGCCGGGCGCGCGCTGGGACATCACAACAAAGAAGGTGACCGCCTGCTACGAGATCGTCCAGGAATTCCTGCAGCTCTACCGCAGCTACCGCACCATCAAGGTCGCCGCGATGGCTGACCCGGAGACGCTGGAGCAAGCGCGCACGTTCCACGTGGCTGCCGAGTAG